One Lycium barbarum isolate Lr01 chromosome 5, ASM1917538v2, whole genome shotgun sequence genomic window carries:
- the LOC132639396 gene encoding uncharacterized protein LOC132639396 — MTDYNRSLEADKIGLSRDKSQFSLRLDELETMVSRLRGELDSMKADATGLAERNRRLESEAGLFNERRRVFEEKAEERSRICEGLRAELEEAVIANDGLKAELEAATRRRSILEENRVDLEAKLAKAEADLEETWKRF, encoded by the exons ATGACCGAttataaccggagccttgaggctgacaagatcggccttagccgggataaatCCCAGTTTTCCTTGAGGCTAGATGAGCTTGAGACCATGGTTTCCCGCCTCCGGGGGGAACTGGACTCGATGAAGGCTGATGCTAcgggcttggccgagaggaaccggcggCTCGAGTCCGAGGCTGGTTTGTTCAACGAGCGCAggagggtgttcgaggagaaagccgaggagcggtctcggatatgtGAAGGTCTAAGAGCTGAGCTCGAGGAGGCGGTTATTGCCAATGACggccttaaggccgagctagagGCGGCCACCCGTAGGAGAAGTATCCTTGAGGAGAACCGGGTTGATCTGGAAGCCaaactggccaaggctgaggccgatttggaggAAACCTGGAAAA gatttTGA